Proteins co-encoded in one Balearica regulorum gibbericeps isolate bBalReg1 chromosome 24, bBalReg1.pri, whole genome shotgun sequence genomic window:
- the GIP gene encoding gastric inhibitory polypeptide — protein MMSFKVLSLLLASLGFVLMEENVSGVSIRTPSARPVQRRYSEATLASDYSRAMDHMLKKNFVEWLLARREKKSDNIIEPYKREAESQVSVANGQRSDLDTQEAKDFFAWLLKAKKNQSFTSPEGSEGLKDVLNQEFLTWLMSTDLCKPMAV, from the exons ATGATGTCTTTCAAAgttctctctctgctcctcgCTTCTCTGGGCTTTGTTTTGATGGAAGAGAACGTCTCGGG CGTAAGTATAAGGACTCCCAGTGCCAGACCAGTGCAAAGACGCTACTCCGAGGCCACCCTGGCGAGCGATTACAGCCGCGCGATGGATCACATGCTGAAGAAGAACTTTGTGGAATGGTTGCTAGCCAGACGGGAGAAGAAAAGCGA CAACATCATCGAGCCGTACAAGAGGGAAGCTGAGTCCCAAGTATCAGTTGCCAATGGCCAAAGATCGGACCTGGACACCCAGGAAGCCAAAGACTTCTTCGCCTGGCTTCTGAAAGCCAAGAAAAACCAGAG TTTTACTTCTCCGGAAGGTTCAGAAGGTTTGAAGGATGTTTTGAACCAGGAGTTTCTGACATGGCTGATGTCGACTGATCTCTGCAAACCAAT GGCTGTGTAA
- the SNF8 gene encoding vacuolar-sorting protein SNF8 gives MHRRGVGAGAIAKKKLAEAKYKERGTVLAEDQLAQMSKQLDMFKTNLEEFASKHKQEIRKNPEFRVQFQDMCATIGVDPLASGKGFWSEMLGVGDFYYELGVQIIEVCLALKHRNGGLITLEELHQQVLKGRGKFAQDVSQDDLLRAIKKLKVLGNGFGIIPVGGTYLIQSVPAELNMDHTVILQLAEKKGYVTVSEIRSSLKWETERAKQVLEHLLKEGMAWLDTQAAGEPQYWLPALFTELYSQEITPEEAKEAIP, from the exons atGCACCGGCGGGGGGTGGGCGCGGGCGCCATCGCCAAGAAGAAGCTCGCGGAG gcGAAGTACAAGGAGCGAGGGACGGTCCTGGCCGAAGACCAGCTGGCCCAG ATGTCTAAGCAGCTGGACATGTTTAAGACCAACTTAGAAGAGTTTGCCAGCAAACACAAGCAAGAGATCCGTAAAAACCCCGAGTTCCGGGTCCAGTTCCAGGATATGTGTGCCACAATCGGAGTGGATCCTTTGGCAT CCGGTAAAGGATTCTGGTCGGAGATGCTGGGAGTTGGAGACTTTTACTACGAACTGGGTGTGCAGATCATTGAGGTTTGCCTGGCTCTGAAACACAGGAATGGAG GTCTGATAACGCTGGAAGAACTTCATCAGCAAGTgctgaagggaaggggaaagttCGCTCAGGACGTCAGCCA GGATGATCTCCTTCGTGCAATCAAGAAACTGAAGGTCTTGGGGAACGGCTTTGGGATTATCCCTGTTGGTGGAACATATCTGATCCAGTCGGTACCGGCTGAACTGAACATGGATCACACGGTCatcctgcagctggcagag aaaaagggCTACGTAACGGTCAGTGAGATCAGGTCCAGTCTGAAGTGGGAGACGGAACGTGCAAAGCAAGTGCTG GAACACTTGCTGAAGGAAGGAATGGCCTGGCTGGATACGCAGGCAGCAGGAGAACCTCAGTACTGGCTGCCTGCTCTCTTTACAGAGCTGTACTCTCAGGAAATCACTCCGGAGGAAGCCAAGGAGGCAATACCTTGA
- the UBE2Z gene encoding ubiquitin-conjugating enzyme E2 Z, with protein sequence MAESPAAEEAAPAAVLAAAGSGGASAGPGGGAGSPGVFIPAELWAAAGFSAATPGAGVAPGSGGAPIAAAAAAAGAALLTHSAFWDPTVSGDWDSERPSPACLLRIKRDIMSIYKEPPPGMFVVPDPHDMTKIHALITGPFDTPYEGGFFLFLFRCPPDYPIHPPRVKLMTTGNNTVRFNPNFYRNGKVCLSILGTWTGPAWSPAQSISSVLISIQSLMTENPYHNEPGFEQERHPGDSKNYNECIRHETIRVAVCDMLEGKCPCPEPLRGVMEKSFMEYYDFYEGVCKERLYLQGQTMQDPFGEKRGHFDYQSLLVRLQGIRQKVQEKHQQESTEIDSESSSSETETDTQGCSKA encoded by the exons ATGGCGGAGAGTCCGGCCGCTGAGGAGGCGGCCCCGGCCGCGGTGCTGGCGGCGGCGGGTAGCGGGGGCGCCTCGGCCGGCCCGGGCGGTGGCGCGGGGAGCCCCGGAGTCTTCATCCCCGCCGAGCTGTGGGCGGCGGCGGGCTTCAGCGCTGCGACGCCGGGCGCCGGCGTCgccccggggagcggcggggcccccatcgcggcggcggcggcggccgcgggggcCGCGCTCCTCACGCATTCGGCCTTCTGGGACCCCACGGTCAGCGGCGACTGGGACAGCGAGCGGCCCAGCCCGGCCTGCCTCCTGCGGATCAAACG GGATATCATGTCCATTTACAAGGAGCCGCCCCCGGGAATGTTTGTTGTGCCTGATCCCCATGACATGACCAAG attcATGCATTGATCACAGGCCCATTTGACACGCCTTATGAAGGGGGTTTCTTCTTGTTCCTGTTTCGCTGTCCTCCAGATTATCCCATCCACCCACCAAGGGTCAAACTGATGACAACGGGAAATAACACAGTGAGGTTTAACCCCAACTTCTACCGCAATGGGAAAGTCTGCCTGAGTATTCTAGG CACTTGGACCGGGCCTGCGTGGAGCCCAGCACAGAGTATCTCTTCAGTCCTCATCTCCATCCAGTCTCTGATGACTGAGAACCCGTATCACAACGAACCCGGCTTTGAGCAG GAGAGGCACCCCGGGGACAGCAAGAACTATAACGAGTGCATTCGGCATGAGACCATCCGGGTAGCAGTGTGTGACATGCTGGAAGGAAAGTGTCCCTGTCCTGAGCCGCTACG GGGAGTAATGGAGAAATCCTTCATGGAATACTATGACTTCTACGAAGGGGTGTGTAAAGAGAGACTTtatctccaaggacagacaATGCAG GATCCTTTTGGTGAAAAACGAGGCCACTTTGACTATCAGTCCCTATTAGTGCGTTTGCAAGGAATTCGGCAGAAGGTGCAAGAGAAACACCAGCAGGAGAGTACAGAAATAGACTCTGAGAGCAGCTCCTCCGAGACAGAGACAGACACTCAAGGTTGCTCTAAAGCTTAG